A window from Microcoleus sp. AS-A8 encodes these proteins:
- a CDS encoding DUF1822 family protein yields MKLTLQTLSSFYSEHLWLEFSDRDLEQAKSASQGYSNETGRNYAYLNSLCLNTFLNWLKNNLSLEVSLSVFPNEQILPKLWEFVSGCGINWGSKRLVLIPSDAIDLADFAVPQEWVDIPNWAADYYLPIRVNLEEQYIHIWGFVSRNTLKDKADYDPIYRLYYLERDWVVPNLDIMELASNLCLDEKGEVTALPKLSETEVDNLIEELSQPSPYSPRLKATFEKWGALLNESHWLQKLYERRVQSVSPTISALTRWLDGVVEAGWQTFEELFNAKTLAPAFRVRRVRGIELETPEKARRAVKQLYDSQSEVSFPPNIEDRDALVHLLQNTPDESLRWKAAEYLWAIAPNYPGSAIRRVMDLGVQLMGHPIALMVAVLRKLDGKVAVLLRAYPMHNRTKLPPGLQLIGLDENGAFVPGLEAVARSEPQDDYISLYFSANVGERFSVRLALEETSICEQFVV; encoded by the coding sequence ATGAAATTAACTCTTCAAACCTTAAGCAGCTTTTATTCCGAGCATCTCTGGTTAGAGTTTTCGGATAGGGATTTGGAGCAAGCTAAATCAGCTTCTCAAGGTTACTCGAATGAAACAGGTCGCAATTATGCCTATCTCAATTCCCTGTGTTTGAATACCTTTTTGAATTGGCTAAAAAACAATTTAAGCTTAGAAGTTTCTCTGAGTGTATTTCCCAATGAGCAAATTTTGCCAAAGCTTTGGGAATTCGTTAGTGGATGTGGGATTAATTGGGGTAGTAAGCGGCTGGTACTTATTCCTAGTGATGCTATTGATTTGGCTGATTTCGCTGTTCCTCAAGAATGGGTCGATATTCCCAACTGGGCAGCAGATTATTATTTACCAATCCGAGTAAATTTAGAGGAGCAATATATTCATATTTGGGGTTTTGTTTCCCGGAACACTTTAAAAGATAAAGCCGATTATGACCCAATTTATCGTCTCTATTATCTGGAGCGAGATTGGGTTGTTCCAAACTTAGACATAATGGAACTTGCGTCTAATCTTTGTCTGGATGAAAAAGGCGAAGTAACAGCGTTGCCAAAATTATCAGAGACGGAAGTAGACAATTTGATAGAGGAGCTGAGCCAACCTTCACCTTATTCTCCTCGCCTAAAGGCAACGTTTGAAAAATGGGGGGCATTATTAAATGAGAGTCATTGGTTACAGAAGTTATATGAACGACGGGTGCAGTCAGTTTCACCCACAATATCGGCTCTCACTCGATGGTTAGATGGTGTTGTGGAAGCCGGGTGGCAAACCTTTGAAGAGTTATTTAATGCTAAAACGTTAGCACCAGCATTTCGAGTGAGACGCGTCAGAGGAATTGAACTAGAAACACCAGAAAAAGCTAGACGAGCGGTGAAACAATTGTATGACAGTCAAAGTGAAGTATCTTTTCCTCCTAATATTGAAGATCGAGATGCCTTAGTTCATCTGTTACAAAATACTCCCGATGAAAGCCTTCGGTGGAAAGCGGCTGAATATTTATGGGCAATTGCTCCAAATTATCCAGGTTCTGCTATCAGAAGGGTAATGGATTTAGGCGTTCAACTCATGGGGCACCCTATCGCTTTGATGGTTGCAGTTTTACGTAAATTGGATGGTAAAGTTGCCGTATTGCTGCGAGCTTATCCCATGCACAATCGCACTAAATTACCGCCAGGTTTACAATTAATTGGGCTAGATGAAAATGGCGCTTTTGTTCCCGGTTTGGAAGCTGTCGCAAGAAGCGAACCGCAAGATGATTATATTTCTTTGTACTTCAGTGCTAATGTTGGCGAGCGCTTCAGTGTGCGTCTGGCTTTAGAAGAAACTAGTATTTGCGAACAATTTGTAGTTTAA